In Microbacterium sp. 1.5R, the following are encoded in one genomic region:
- a CDS encoding DUF3040 domain-containing protein — protein MPLSEQEQRLLDEMERHLLHNDADVVTAPSGDRALSYRNLVYGALLLLAGVGGLIVGVVLGDVWGVVVGVIGFAAMLGGVMIAVTPVRKPLSAAPRERAAKQQSSASFMDRMNDRWDRRQDGN, from the coding sequence ATGCCACTCTCCGAACAGGAGCAGCGTCTGCTCGACGAGATGGAACGCCATCTCCTCCACAACGACGCCGATGTCGTCACTGCGCCGTCTGGTGACCGCGCTCTCAGCTACCGCAACCTCGTGTACGGAGCCCTTCTGCTCCTCGCCGGTGTGGGTGGGTTGATCGTCGGAGTCGTCCTCGGGGACGTCTGGGGAGTCGTGGTCGGAGTGATCGGATTCGCCGCCATGCTCGGCGGCGTCATGATCGCTGTGACCCCCGTCCGCAAGCCCCTCTCCGCTGCACCCCGCGAACGCGCGGCGAAGCAGCAGAGCTCAGCGTCCTTCATGGATCGCATGAACGATCGATGGGACCGCCGCCAAGACGGCAACTGA
- a CDS encoding polyprenyl synthetase family protein, whose amino-acid sequence MLGVVPSPSFVSDAVAARLRLFLDRMRGESAEYGPDAEGLIDSAADTLVGGKRLRARFCHAGWQSVARFRDRDAEESTGLWDVCAALEIFQSAALVHDDLIDNSDTRRGRPAAHRALEGAHVAAGWRGDPAAFGRSSAILLGDLLVAWSDDLLEEAIEPLPHASAVRREYGRMRRDVTVGQFLDIAEESAWSVHATDSHVERALRVVSLKSARYSIEQPLVLGAAIADADEDQLLALREFGHPVGMAFQLRDDLLGVYGDAAVTGKPAGDDLREGKRTVLVALTRQTLDASARTLFDEMLGDPDLTSEQVAFLQATITASGALERVERMIDDYAREADRALSGARLDTTAVGDLRDLARAATVRSA is encoded by the coding sequence ATGCTGGGAGTCGTGCCGTCCCCCTCATTTGTCTCCGACGCCGTCGCCGCACGCCTGCGCCTCTTCCTCGACCGGATGCGAGGCGAGTCGGCCGAATACGGCCCGGATGCCGAAGGCCTGATCGACTCGGCAGCCGACACCCTGGTGGGTGGCAAGCGCCTGCGGGCCCGTTTCTGCCACGCGGGATGGCAGTCGGTCGCACGTTTCCGCGACCGCGACGCCGAAGAATCGACGGGCCTCTGGGATGTCTGTGCGGCTCTGGAGATCTTCCAGTCGGCCGCACTGGTGCACGACGACCTGATCGACAACTCCGACACGAGGCGGGGACGTCCGGCGGCCCACCGCGCGCTCGAAGGCGCGCACGTCGCAGCCGGATGGCGAGGCGACCCCGCCGCCTTCGGCCGCTCGTCGGCGATCCTGCTCGGTGACCTGCTGGTGGCCTGGAGCGACGACCTCCTCGAGGAGGCGATCGAGCCGCTCCCCCATGCCTCGGCGGTCCGCCGCGAATACGGACGGATGCGCCGGGACGTCACCGTGGGCCAATTCCTCGACATCGCGGAGGAGTCCGCCTGGAGCGTCCACGCCACGGACTCGCACGTCGAGCGTGCGCTTCGCGTCGTCTCCCTCAAATCCGCGAGGTACAGCATCGAGCAGCCCCTCGTGCTCGGTGCAGCGATCGCGGATGCCGACGAGGACCAGCTTCTGGCGCTTCGCGAGTTCGGCCATCCGGTCGGGATGGCCTTCCAACTGCGCGACGACCTGCTCGGCGTCTACGGCGACGCCGCCGTGACCGGCAAACCTGCCGGTGACGACCTGCGCGAGGGCAAGCGCACCGTGCTGGTCGCTCTGACGAGGCAGACTCTCGACGCGTCCGCTCGCACCCTGTTCGATGAGATGCTCGGCGATCCCGACCTCACCAGCGAGCAGGTCGCATTCCTTCAGGCGACGATCACGGCCTCCGGCGCCCTGGAGCGCGTGGAGCGGATGATCGACGACTATGCGCGGGAAGCCGATCGCGCTCTCTCCGGAGCGCGGCTCGACACCACCGCTGTCGGAGACCTGCGCGATCTCGCACGCGCTGCGACGGTGCGCTCGGCCTGA
- a CDS encoding Rv2175c family DNA-binding protein produces the protein MSAAGVTATEWLTMPDLVEVLDEALGRVRRLIDEHYLVGSRRSGVFAVPSVFIVDNHPLPSLRGTIIVLQDAGFSDDEVIDWLLAPEEELGRSPIDALLAGHKSAVRRVARTLA, from the coding sequence GTGAGCGCCGCCGGCGTCACCGCCACCGAGTGGCTCACGATGCCCGACCTCGTGGAGGTCCTCGACGAGGCCCTCGGTCGTGTGCGCAGGCTCATCGACGAGCACTACCTCGTCGGCTCGCGCCGCTCCGGCGTGTTCGCGGTTCCGTCGGTGTTCATCGTCGACAACCACCCGCTGCCCTCGCTGCGAGGCACGATCATCGTGCTGCAGGATGCGGGCTTCTCCGACGACGAGGTCATCGACTGGCTCCTCGCTCCCGAGGAGGAACTGGGTCGCTCGCCGATCGACGCGCTTCTGGCCGGACACAAGAGTGCTGTCCGCAGGGTCGCCCGCACCCTCGCCTGA
- a CDS encoding LysM peptidoglycan-binding domain-containing protein produces the protein MRTPAVARRTRTLQLGVPAALLGTLSAGIAATPASADAVSSPIERLQATPTRIAPTEAPPAVYTVRPGDTISSIANRFGLRTVEVLAWNGLSWRSVIYPGQTLSLAGASAPSPAPAPVQAAPTAKHTVVAGETVFGIAQKHGTSVDAVLAANGLDRSSVIYPGQQLALSGESAPSAAPPASPAQTAAPAPTATGGQAHAVAAGDTLFAIAKKYGTTVAQLLALNGLGSGAIIYPGQSLTVAAAPAPAPAPTPAPAAATPPPQLFANLDAEQAANASLIIRVGRELGAPDRAIAIALATAMVESSMRNLSWGDRDSLGLFQQRPSMGWGSPEQAVDADRSTRVFFGGSSDPNGQASRGLFDISGWESMSFTDAAQAVQISAYPDRYGQWETQAHQWLGVHG, from the coding sequence GTGAGAACGCCTGCCGTCGCGCGACGAACGCGCACTCTTCAGCTCGGGGTGCCCGCCGCCCTCTTGGGCACGCTGTCTGCGGGGATCGCTGCCACCCCCGCATCCGCCGACGCGGTCTCGTCCCCGATCGAACGACTGCAGGCGACGCCGACGCGGATCGCGCCGACGGAGGCGCCTCCTGCCGTGTACACGGTGCGGCCGGGCGACACGATCTCGTCGATCGCGAACCGGTTCGGTCTGCGCACCGTCGAGGTCCTGGCTTGGAACGGACTCAGTTGGCGTTCGGTGATCTACCCGGGGCAGACGCTGTCGTTGGCAGGAGCGAGTGCCCCCTCGCCGGCCCCGGCCCCGGTCCAGGCGGCTCCGACGGCGAAGCACACCGTCGTCGCCGGCGAGACCGTGTTCGGCATCGCGCAGAAGCACGGGACGAGCGTCGACGCTGTTCTCGCCGCGAACGGCCTTGACCGGTCGTCCGTGATCTACCCCGGCCAGCAGCTCGCGCTCAGCGGCGAGTCAGCTCCGTCGGCCGCACCACCGGCATCCCCCGCGCAGACAGCCGCCCCCGCTCCGACCGCGACCGGTGGCCAGGCGCACGCTGTGGCCGCAGGAGACACCCTGTTCGCCATCGCGAAGAAGTACGGCACGACCGTCGCGCAGCTCCTCGCGCTGAACGGCCTGGGTTCCGGAGCCATCATCTACCCCGGCCAGTCGCTGACCGTCGCGGCGGCGCCAGCGCCGGCTCCGGCTCCGACGCCCGCCCCGGCGGCGGCCACGCCCCCTCCCCAGCTGTTCGCGAACCTCGACGCCGAACAGGCCGCGAACGCCTCGCTCATCATCCGCGTCGGACGCGAGCTCGGCGCGCCCGACCGCGCCATCGCGATCGCTCTCGCCACCGCCATGGTCGAATCCAGCATGCGCAATCTGTCATGGGGTGACCGCGACTCCCTCGGCCTCTTCCAGCAGCGCCCCAGCATGGGCTGGGGTTCGCCCGAGCAGGCGGTCGACGCCGACCGGAGCACCCGTGTCTTCTTCGGCGGCTCGTCGGATCCGAACGGGCAGGCCTCGCGGGGGCTCTTCGACATCTCAGGCTGGGAGAGCATGTCATTCACGGATGCCGCGCAGGCCGTCCAGATCTCCGCGTATCCCGATCGCTACGGCCAGTGGGAGACCCAGGCCCACCAGTGGCTCGGTGTCCACGGGTGA
- the pknB gene encoding Stk1 family PASTA domain-containing Ser/Thr kinase: MTTNQQADPLIGRLVDGRYRVRARIARGGMATVYVATDLRLERRIALKVMHAHLSDDSAFQSRFIQEARAAARLADPHVVNVFDQGQDGELAYLVMEYLPGITLRELLREQKRLTIPQTITIMDAVLAGLSAAHRAGIVHRDVKPENVLLAEDGRIKIGDFGLARATTANTATGQQLLGTIAYLAPELVTRGTADARSDIYALGIMLYEMLVGEQPYKGEQPMQIAFQHATESVPRPSVRNPGVPEELDELVLWATEKSPDERPDDAQQMLERLREIERGLGIAPAVAAATTSQRSQADSADLTKVMPSTMVIADPTAPVTAAVDNATLLRRRSSRRRARGAFLLTLVLLLATVAGGVGWWFGSGPGSLVAVPGVAGLSYDDAASALTAEGFVPVRGEESSIDIAAGETIRTDPGEGERLDKGTEITVFVSSGPASHTVETLNGKTEQEARDYLADIRINVTETSLQLFSDAEAGRVINAFVTPRDGGEVYACAEGCELREDDTVELYVSAGAFPDVAGMSVDQATNTLRDKGVEVNPDSQFVFSDSVAKDVVIGVTDRAEEGNRRPGDTVQLIVSKGPELFPVPEVEGMSRDEAAQVIRDAGFEPTWNGIWNAFPNDFTEVSGSDPGAGAQRPKGTEITLQIRSSAF, from the coding sequence GTGACGACCAATCAGCAGGCCGACCCCCTCATCGGGCGGCTTGTCGACGGTCGGTACCGCGTGCGCGCCCGAATCGCCCGTGGAGGCATGGCGACCGTCTATGTCGCCACCGATCTCCGCCTCGAGCGGCGCATCGCTCTGAAGGTCATGCACGCGCACCTGAGCGACGACTCCGCCTTCCAGAGCCGGTTCATCCAAGAGGCACGTGCTGCCGCGCGGCTGGCCGATCCCCACGTCGTCAACGTGTTCGACCAGGGCCAGGACGGCGAACTCGCATACCTGGTGATGGAGTACCTTCCCGGCATCACGCTGCGCGAACTGCTGCGCGAGCAGAAGCGGCTCACGATCCCGCAGACGATCACCATCATGGATGCCGTCCTCGCCGGCCTCTCCGCAGCGCACCGCGCCGGGATCGTGCACCGTGACGTGAAGCCCGAGAACGTGCTGCTGGCCGAAGACGGACGCATCAAGATCGGCGACTTCGGTCTCGCCCGTGCGACCACCGCGAACACGGCCACCGGACAGCAGCTGCTCGGAACCATCGCCTATCTCGCACCCGAGCTCGTCACTCGCGGCACTGCCGACGCCAGAAGCGACATCTACGCGCTGGGCATCATGCTGTACGAGATGCTCGTCGGCGAACAGCCGTACAAGGGCGAGCAGCCCATGCAGATCGCCTTCCAGCACGCCACCGAGTCCGTGCCGCGCCCGAGCGTGCGCAATCCCGGCGTGCCGGAGGAGCTCGACGAACTCGTGCTCTGGGCCACGGAGAAATCGCCGGATGAGCGTCCCGACGATGCGCAGCAGATGCTGGAGCGACTGCGCGAGATCGAGCGCGGGCTCGGGATCGCACCCGCCGTCGCCGCTGCGACGACATCGCAGCGCTCGCAGGCCGACTCCGCGGACCTCACCAAGGTCATGCCGAGCACGATGGTCATCGCCGACCCGACCGCCCCGGTCACGGCCGCCGTCGACAACGCGACGCTCCTGCGTCGCCGCTCATCACGACGTCGCGCGCGCGGAGCGTTCCTTCTGACGCTGGTGCTGCTTCTCGCGACCGTCGCCGGTGGTGTCGGCTGGTGGTTCGGGTCCGGTCCTGGTTCACTCGTCGCCGTCCCGGGGGTGGCCGGTCTGTCGTACGACGACGCCGCATCGGCGTTGACCGCAGAGGGCTTCGTGCCGGTGCGCGGCGAGGAGAGCTCCATCGACATCGCCGCCGGTGAGACGATCCGTACGGACCCCGGCGAGGGCGAACGCCTCGACAAGGGCACCGAGATCACCGTCTTCGTGTCCTCGGGTCCGGCATCGCACACGGTGGAGACCCTCAACGGCAAGACCGAGCAGGAAGCTCGCGACTACCTCGCGGACATCAGGATCAACGTCACAGAGACCTCCCTGCAGCTCTTCTCCGACGCCGAGGCCGGGCGCGTGATCAACGCCTTCGTGACGCCTCGCGACGGCGGCGAGGTCTATGCGTGCGCCGAGGGCTGCGAGCTGCGCGAGGACGACACGGTCGAGCTGTACGTCTCCGCCGGCGCGTTCCCCGATGTCGCGGGAATGAGCGTCGATCAGGCGACGAATACGCTGCGCGACAAGGGCGTCGAGGTCAACCCGGACTCGCAGTTCGTCTTCAGCGACTCGGTCGCGAAGGATGTCGTCATCGGCGTCACCGACCGCGCCGAAGAGGGCAATCGGCGCCCCGGCGATACTGTTCAGCTGATCGTCTCGAAAGGACCCGAACTGTTCCCCGTGCCCGAGGTCGAGGGGATGAGCCGCGACGAGGCCGCCCAGGTGATCCGGGACGCCGGTTTCGAACCGACCTGGAACGGCATCTGGAACGCGTTCCCCAACGACTTCACCGAGGTCAGCGGGTCCGATCCGGGTGCCGGCGCGCAGCGCCCGAAGGGCACCGAGATCACTCTCCAGATCCGCAGCAGCGCGTTCTAG
- a CDS encoding class II 3-deoxy-7-phosphoheptulonate synthase, protein MLQHHIDALDAWRSLPIKQQPQWLDAERVSEVSTQISTLPPLVFAGEVDNLRDRLARAASGKAFLLQGGDCAETFAGATADQIRNRIKTVLQMAVVLTYGASMPVVKMGRMAGQFAKPRSSDTETRGDVTLPAYRGDIVNGYDFTEASRRADPGRLLQGYHTAASTLNLIRAFTQGGFADLREVHSWNKGFAQNPANQRYERMAAEIDRAIKFMEAAGADFDELTRVEFFTGHEGLLMDYERPMTRIDSRTDTPFNTSAHFLWIGERTRELDGAHVDYFSKIRNPIGVKLGPTTSPETALALIDKLDPDREPGRLTFITRMGAGKIRDALPPLLEAVRDSGAQPLWVTDPMHGNGITTPTGYKTRRFDDVVDEVRGFFEAHRAVGTFPGGIHVELTGDDVTECLGGSEHIDEAALATRYESLCDPRLNHMQSLELAFLVAEELEKR, encoded by the coding sequence ATGCTCCAGCACCACATCGACGCGCTTGATGCGTGGCGCTCGCTCCCGATCAAACAGCAGCCTCAGTGGCTCGACGCAGAGCGTGTCTCCGAGGTCTCCACGCAGATCTCGACGCTCCCGCCCCTGGTGTTCGCCGGCGAGGTCGACAACCTCCGCGATCGTCTTGCGCGAGCAGCGTCCGGCAAGGCGTTCCTGCTGCAGGGCGGCGACTGCGCAGAGACCTTCGCGGGTGCCACCGCCGACCAGATCCGCAACAGGATCAAGACGGTCCTGCAGATGGCCGTGGTGCTGACGTACGGCGCATCGATGCCCGTGGTGAAGATGGGTCGCATGGCCGGCCAGTTCGCCAAGCCGCGGTCGAGCGACACCGAGACCCGTGGCGATGTCACGCTTCCCGCCTACCGCGGCGACATCGTGAACGGCTACGACTTCACCGAGGCGTCCCGCCGTGCCGATCCCGGCCGCCTGCTGCAGGGATACCACACGGCCGCGTCGACGCTGAACCTCATCCGCGCGTTCACGCAGGGTGGCTTCGCCGATCTGCGCGAGGTGCACTCGTGGAACAAGGGCTTCGCGCAGAACCCGGCGAACCAGCGCTACGAGCGCATGGCGGCCGAGATCGACCGGGCCATCAAGTTCATGGAGGCGGCCGGCGCCGACTTCGACGAGCTCACCCGCGTCGAGTTCTTCACCGGGCACGAGGGCCTGCTGATGGACTACGAGCGCCCGATGACCCGCATCGACTCCCGTACGGACACGCCGTTCAACACCTCGGCGCACTTCCTGTGGATCGGGGAGCGCACGCGCGAGCTCGACGGTGCGCACGTCGACTACTTCTCGAAGATCCGCAACCCCATCGGCGTGAAGCTCGGTCCGACCACGTCACCCGAGACGGCGCTCGCGCTGATCGACAAGCTCGACCCTGACCGCGAGCCGGGCCGTCTGACGTTCATCACGCGCATGGGCGCTGGCAAGATCCGCGACGCGCTGCCGCCGCTGCTCGAGGCCGTCCGCGACTCGGGCGCGCAGCCGCTGTGGGTCACCGACCCCATGCACGGCAACGGCATCACGACGCCCACGGGGTACAAGACGCGTCGCTTCGATGATGTCGTCGACGAGGTCCGCGGCTTCTTCGAGGCGCACCGGGCCGTGGGCACGTTCCCCGGCGGCATCCACGTCGAGCTCACCGGTGACGACGTCACCGAGTGCCTGGGCGGATCCGAGCACATCGACGAGGCCGCCCTCGCGACCCGCTACGAGAGCCTGTGCGACCCGCGTCTCAACCACATGCAGTCGCTCGAGCTCGCCTTCCTCGTGGCCGAAGAGCTCGAGAAGCGCTGA
- a CDS encoding lysophospholipid acyltransferase family protein: MFYWLMKYVAIGPVVKAIFRPWVVGRANIPANGAAILASNHLSFADSIFLPLMIDRPMSFLAKSDYFTGRGIKGWATKFFMKATGQIPIDRSGGKASEASLNTGLQVLGRGDLLGIYPEGTRSPDGRLYRGRTGIARMAMEAKVPVIPVIMVDTDTAMPIGQRLPRVVRVGIVIGEPLDFSRYAGMENDRYILRSVTDEIMVALQRLGEQQYDDVYASTVKDRLPARVTQRS; the protein is encoded by the coding sequence ATGTTCTACTGGCTGATGAAGTACGTGGCGATCGGTCCCGTGGTCAAAGCGATATTCCGACCATGGGTGGTCGGGCGCGCGAACATCCCGGCGAACGGCGCGGCGATCCTCGCCAGCAACCACCTCTCCTTCGCCGATTCCATCTTCCTGCCGCTGATGATCGACCGACCGATGTCGTTCCTCGCCAAGAGTGACTACTTCACCGGGCGCGGGATCAAGGGCTGGGCCACCAAGTTCTTCATGAAGGCGACGGGGCAGATCCCGATCGACCGCTCCGGCGGCAAGGCGTCCGAAGCCTCTCTCAACACCGGCCTGCAGGTACTCGGACGCGGCGACCTGCTCGGCATCTATCCGGAGGGCACGCGGAGCCCCGACGGCCGGCTCTACCGTGGCCGCACCGGGATCGCCCGGATGGCGATGGAGGCGAAGGTCCCGGTGATCCCGGTGATCATGGTCGACACCGACACCGCGATGCCCATCGGGCAGCGCCTGCCGCGCGTGGTGCGGGTCGGGATCGTCATCGGCGAGCCCCTGGACTTCTCCCGCTACGCGGGCATGGAGAACGATCGCTACATCCTCCGCTCGGTCACTGACGAGATCATGGTCGCCCTCCAGCGACTGGGTGAACAGCAGTACGACGACGTGTACGCATCGACCGTGAAGGACCGGCTCCCGGCGCGCGTCACACAGCGCTCCTGA
- a CDS encoding AMP-dependent synthetase/ligase, whose translation MVQFEVPAVVPADPDANIADLLAKRVQATPDRPLFAVPDGDGWRDITAADFETAVIALAKGFVAAGIQPGEKVGFLARTTYEWTLVDFALFYAGAVMVPIYETSSPSQIQWILEDSGAIALVVESPEHFARLDEVRGDLPLLREVWQLHLGAIDSLTAQGASVTDAEIERLRNIAVGSDIATLIYTSGSTGRPKGCVLTHSNFVELCRNSATALDAVVQTPGSSTLLFITTAHVFARFISILNIHAGVRTGHQPDTRQLLPALGSFKPTYLLAVPRVFEKVYNSAEQKAEAGGKGKIFRAAADVAIQHSKLVEEGKSIPIGTKLKFALFNKLVYSKLREAMGGRVVYAVSGSAPLGSRLGHFFHSLGVVILEGYGLTETTAPATVNLADKSKIGTVGPALPGVGVRLADDGEIQVRGINVFKEYWNNPEATAEAFSDGGWFHTGDIGSFDSEGFLTITGRKKEIIVTAGGKNVAPAALEDPIRANPIIGQVVVVGDQRPFISALITLDPEMLPTWLGNAGLPKEMSLAEAATNDAVRAEIQKAVDAANARVSRAESIRKFTVLDSEWTEASGHLTPKLSIKRNVIMSDFADEIAAIYDEPVSTTNVAIGG comes from the coding sequence GTGGTCCAGTTTGAAGTCCCCGCCGTCGTCCCCGCCGACCCAGACGCGAACATCGCCGACCTGCTGGCGAAGCGCGTCCAAGCGACTCCCGATCGCCCCCTCTTCGCAGTGCCCGATGGCGACGGATGGCGCGACATCACCGCAGCCGACTTCGAGACTGCGGTCATCGCGCTGGCCAAGGGCTTCGTCGCCGCGGGCATCCAGCCGGGTGAGAAGGTGGGCTTCCTCGCACGCACGACCTACGAGTGGACTCTCGTCGACTTCGCGCTGTTCTACGCCGGCGCCGTGATGGTCCCGATCTACGAGACCAGCTCTCCGTCGCAGATCCAGTGGATCCTCGAGGATTCCGGTGCCATCGCCCTCGTGGTCGAGTCACCGGAGCACTTCGCTCGGCTCGATGAGGTGCGCGGCGACCTCCCGCTGCTCCGCGAGGTGTGGCAGCTGCACCTCGGAGCGATCGATTCGCTGACCGCCCAGGGCGCATCCGTCACCGATGCCGAGATCGAGCGTCTCCGCAACATCGCCGTCGGTTCTGACATCGCCACCCTCATCTACACCTCGGGGTCGACCGGCCGCCCCAAGGGCTGCGTCCTCACACACAGCAACTTCGTCGAGCTGTGCCGCAATTCCGCGACGGCACTCGACGCAGTGGTTCAGACACCGGGTTCCTCCACGCTGCTCTTCATCACGACAGCGCACGTGTTCGCGCGCTTCATCTCGATCCTCAACATCCACGCCGGCGTGCGCACCGGACACCAGCCCGACACTCGACAGCTGCTGCCGGCGCTCGGGTCGTTCAAGCCGACCTACCTTCTCGCCGTGCCGCGCGTCTTCGAGAAGGTCTACAACTCCGCCGAGCAGAAGGCCGAGGCCGGTGGGAAGGGGAAGATCTTCCGCGCCGCCGCGGACGTCGCCATCCAGCACTCGAAGCTCGTCGAGGAGGGCAAGAGCATCCCGATCGGGACGAAGCTCAAGTTCGCACTCTTCAACAAGCTCGTCTACAGCAAGCTGCGTGAAGCCATGGGCGGCAGAGTCGTCTACGCGGTGTCGGGCTCCGCTCCCCTCGGTTCGCGTCTGGGCCACTTCTTCCACAGCCTCGGCGTCGTGATCCTCGAGGGATACGGTCTCACCGAGACGACTGCTCCGGCGACCGTGAACCTGGCCGACAAGTCGAAGATCGGCACCGTCGGCCCCGCGCTCCCCGGTGTGGGTGTGCGACTCGCGGACGACGGTGAGATCCAGGTCCGCGGCATCAACGTCTTCAAGGAGTACTGGAACAACCCCGAGGCGACCGCAGAGGCGTTCAGCGACGGCGGCTGGTTCCACACGGGCGACATCGGCAGCTTCGACTCCGAGGGCTTCCTGACCATCACCGGTCGCAAGAAGGAGATCATCGTCACGGCCGGCGGAAAGAACGTCGCGCCGGCCGCGCTGGAAGACCCGATCCGCGCGAATCCGATCATCGGACAGGTCGTCGTCGTCGGCGACCAGCGTCCGTTCATCTCCGCGCTCATCACGCTGGATCCTGAGATGCTCCCGACTTGGCTCGGCAACGCCGGCCTCCCGAAGGAGATGTCGCTCGCCGAGGCCGCCACGAACGATGCCGTCCGTGCCGAGATCCAGAAGGCGGTCGATGCCGCCAACGCGCGCGTGTCGCGCGCGGAGTCCATCCGCAAGTTCACCGTTCTCGACAGCGAATGGACCGAGGCCTCCGGTCACCTCACTCCGAAGCTGTCGATCAAGCGCAACGTGATCATGAGCGACTTCGCCGACGAGATCGCTGCCATCTACGACGAACCCGTCTCGACGACCAACGTCGCGATCGGCGGCTGA
- the def gene encoding peptide deformylase has product MAVREIRVFGDPVLRTVCAPIDRIDEGVRALVADLIDTVELPGRAGVAAPQIGVALRAFSYNIDGDIGYVLNPVLTEVRGEPVPTGEGCLSVPGLWHDALRHPWARVEGIDLDGEPVVLEGSGLLAQALQHETDHLDGKLYLTRLDAETRKRAMREVRESAWF; this is encoded by the coding sequence ATGGCGGTCCGTGAGATCCGGGTCTTCGGAGACCCCGTGCTTCGCACCGTCTGCGCACCGATCGACCGTATCGACGAGGGGGTGCGCGCGCTCGTCGCCGATCTGATCGACACCGTCGAGCTGCCTGGCCGTGCCGGTGTCGCGGCTCCGCAGATCGGCGTCGCGCTCCGCGCCTTCAGTTACAACATCGACGGTGACATCGGTTACGTGCTCAATCCCGTCCTGACCGAGGTCCGGGGTGAGCCGGTGCCCACGGGGGAGGGCTGCCTGTCGGTTCCCGGCCTGTGGCACGACGCCCTGCGACACCCGTGGGCCCGCGTCGAGGGCATCGACCTCGACGGCGAGCCGGTGGTGCTCGAAGGAAGCGGTCTGCTGGCGCAGGCGCTCCAGCACGAGACCGATCACCTCGATGGGAAGCTCTACCTCACGAGGCTGGATGCCGAGACCCGCAAGCGTGCGATGCGCGAGGTCAGAGAGAGCGCCTGGTTCTGA